Proteins co-encoded in one Marinobacter qingdaonensis genomic window:
- a CDS encoding ABC transporter ATP-binding protein yields MLVLDNVHTHYGKIEALHGVSVEVKKGEIVSLIGANGAGKTTLLMTVCGNPQASSGRVILEGRDITREPTAQIMRSGIAIVPEGRRIFSGLTVEENLHMGGFFNTKTEIRKSQDHVYELFPRLKEREHQRAGTMSGGEQQMLAIGRALMSRPNMIILDEPSLGLAPLVIKQIFEIIGQLRDEGITVFLVEQNAHQALNLADRGYVLETGKIRLQDTGKNLLANPDVQNAYLGG; encoded by the coding sequence ATGCTTGTACTAGACAATGTCCACACCCACTACGGCAAGATCGAGGCCCTGCACGGGGTCTCGGTTGAGGTCAAAAAGGGCGAGATCGTGTCGTTGATCGGCGCCAACGGCGCCGGCAAAACCACCCTGCTGATGACCGTCTGCGGCAATCCCCAGGCCAGCTCCGGCCGGGTCATCCTGGAAGGCCGGGACATCACCCGGGAGCCCACCGCGCAGATCATGCGCTCGGGCATTGCCATCGTGCCCGAAGGTCGCCGGATCTTTTCCGGCCTGACCGTGGAGGAGAACCTGCACATGGGTGGGTTCTTCAACACCAAGACCGAGATCCGCAAGAGCCAGGACCATGTGTACGAACTCTTTCCGCGACTGAAAGAGCGCGAGCACCAGCGCGCCGGCACCATGTCCGGCGGCGAGCAGCAGATGCTGGCGATCGGCCGGGCGCTGATGAGCCGACCGAACATGATCATCCTGGACGAGCCTTCCCTGGGCCTGGCGCCCCTGGTGATCAAACAGATCTTCGAGATCATCGGTCAGCTGCGGGACGAGGGCATTACCGTGTTCCTGGTGGAGCAGAATGCCCACCAGGCGCTGAACCTGGCCGACCGCGGCTATGTGCTGGAAACCGGCAAGATCCGGCTCCAGGACACCGGCAAGAACCTGCTGGCCAACCCGGACGTGCAGAACGCCTACCTGGGCGGCTGA
- the livG gene encoding high-affinity branched-chain amino acid ABC transporter ATP-binding protein LivG translates to MLDVQNLSMRFGGLLAVDQVSLDVKEREIVSIIGPNGAGKTTVFNCMSGFYKPTGGKILFEGQEVQGKPDYKISRLGMVRTFQHVRLFNQMTVVENLLVAQHRHLNTNLVAGLLKTPNYREREQKSLDRAAYWLERVGLMDLANREAGNLAYGQQRRLEIARCMVTEPKLLMLDEPAAGLNPAETKNLNQLIVSLKEDYCVSVVLIEHDMSLVMDISDRINVINQGRPLASGTPEEIRQNDDVIKAYLGEA, encoded by the coding sequence ATGCTTGACGTACAGAATCTGTCCATGCGCTTTGGCGGCCTGCTGGCGGTAGACCAGGTGTCTCTGGACGTAAAGGAGCGGGAAATCGTCTCCATCATCGGCCCCAACGGGGCCGGCAAGACCACCGTATTCAACTGCATGAGCGGCTTCTACAAGCCCACCGGTGGCAAGATCCTGTTCGAAGGACAGGAGGTCCAGGGTAAGCCGGACTACAAGATCTCGCGCCTGGGCATGGTGCGCACCTTCCAGCACGTGCGTCTGTTCAACCAGATGACCGTGGTGGAAAACCTGCTGGTTGCCCAGCACCGGCATCTGAACACCAACCTGGTGGCGGGTCTGCTGAAGACCCCCAACTACCGGGAGCGGGAGCAGAAATCCCTGGATCGCGCGGCCTACTGGCTGGAACGGGTTGGCCTGATGGACCTGGCCAACCGGGAAGCGGGTAACCTGGCCTACGGCCAGCAGCGCCGCCTGGAGATTGCCCGGTGCATGGTGACCGAGCCCAAGCTGCTGATGCTGGACGAGCCGGCAGCCGGCCTGAACCCGGCGGAAACCAAGAACCTCAACCAGCTGATTGTCAGCCTGAAAGAGGACTACTGCGTTTCCGTGGTGCTGATTGAGCACGACATGAGCCTGGTGATGGACATTTCCGACCGCATCAACGTCATCAACCAGGGTCGCCCCCTGGCCAGTGGCACGCCGGAGGAAATCCGCCAGAACGACGACGTGATCAAAGCCTACCTGGGCGAGGCCTGA